The DNA window GCATCAAACAATGTTGATCGCGACAAGGAGACAGCAATGCATGAAGAGGACAAGAGCGGCGGTGATTTCGCCCGCCGTGATTTTTTGAAAATCACCGGAGCGGCTGGGTTGGCCGCATTGCTCGCCAGACCGCAACCCAGTTGGGCCGCGAGCGAAGTGCCGATCAAGATCGGTATGGTCGATCCCATCACCAGCACCTTCGCCGCGCTGGGGCATAGCGAGATCAAGGGCGCCAAATTCGCCGAAGCCGAGATCAACAAATCCGGCGGCATTCTCGGGCGGCCGCTGCAGCTCCTGGTCGAAGACGGCGCCGGCAACCCCGGCACCAGCGTCGACAAGGTGTCGCGGCTGGTGAGCCAGGACAAGGTCGACTTCCTCATGGGCACGGTGAATTCGGCATCGTCGCTGGCGGTGTCGCAGTTCGCGGCGCAGCACAACAAGCTGTTCCTGTGTACCGGCGGCCACGTCGACAGCCTGACCGGCAAGGAGTGCAAGAGCACCACGTTCCGCACCTGCTCGACGACCTGGATGCTGACCGCCGGAGACTTCGAGGCCATCTCCTCGAAGTTCGGCAAGAAGTGGTACTTCCTCACCACCGATTACGCCTTCGGCCAGTCCGAGCAGGCCGACTACACCACCCAACTGAAGAAAGTGGGGGGCACCGTGGTGGGTGCGGCGCTGGCGCCGGTGGGAACCACGGACTTCTCCTCTTTCCTGATCGACGTGAAGGCCAAGGCGCCGCAGGTCCTGTGTCTGCTGCTGGCCGGGAACGACCAGGTCAACTGCATGAAGCAGATCGCGCAGTTCGGCATCAACAAGGACATCGCCGTGGCGGGTGCCCTGTTCGAGCTGGAACAGGCGCAAGCCCTGCCGGAAGCCGCGCGCTACGGCTGGTGGACCATGGAGTGGTACTGGAATCAGCCCAAGACGCCGCATGTGGCCGACTTCGTCAAGCGCTTCTCCGCGGCGAACAATGGCGAATATCCCTCTGCCCGCGTCTGGTTCGGCTATGCCTCGACCTACGCCCTGAAACTGGCAGCGGAAAAGGCCAAGTCGACTGAAACGGCCAAGGTGGTGAAAGCCATGGAGGGCTTGGTGCTGCCGCCCGAAATTGCGTTGCAACCGGGTAACGTGTTCTACCGGCCGCAGGATCACCAGCTCATGCTGGGGATGTTCCCAGGCCACGTGATCCAGACCGGCAAGTACCCCAACTTGTTCAATGTCACGGGAATCGTCCCGGGCGAGAAAATCGCCTTGCCGCCTTCCGAGACCGGTTGCGTGCTGCCGCGCGCCTGAGTTCGCCCCCACCCGCCGCCACTGCGCCTCCCGGCGCAGTGGCTTTTATGCATCTGACGGATCGGAGGCCTCTCTTTGAATATCGTCCTCATCTTCAACCTGTTCAACGGGTTGATCACGGGTGCGTTCTACGCACTCCTGGCACTCGGCTTGGCCCTCATCCTGGGGCTGAACAACACCATCAACTTCGCCCAGGGCGCCTTCATGGCGCTGGCGGCGTATTTTGCTTACACCCTGGCGCCCTATCTTGGATTCTGGGGCGCGTTGCTGCTTGCGCCCTTGCTTGCCGGAGTGCTGGGTCTGGTGGTGGAAGTCTTCCTGATCCGCCGCCTGTACAAGCGCGATCCGTTGTACTCCCTGCTGCTGACCTTCGGCCTGGCGATGATCATGCAGGACATGATCCGTACCATCTGGGGCGCCACTGGCGTGCCGCTGCTCATTCCCGAATCGCTCGGCCACCCGCTCAGCCAGACCTACTTTTTCCTGACCGGCTACCGCCTTTTCGTCGTCGGCGTGGCGCTGGTGGGAACGGCGGCGCTGTTTGCCGTGCTGCGCTTCACCCGCCTGGGCATACGCATCCGGGCCGGGAACGCCGATCTGGAAACGGTGTCGGCGCTGGGTGTGAACATCTACTTGTTGCGCACCGCCAACTTTGTCATCGGCATCATCTTCGCCGGGGTTGCCGGCATTCTCGCTGCCGGCCAACTCGGGCTGGATCCGACCATGGGTGACAGCCTGCTGATGCCGGCCTTCGTCGCCATCGTCGTCGGCGGCGTCGGCTCGCTGCTCGGCTCGCTGATGGGCGGCTTGCTGATCGGCGTTGCCTCCGGCGTGACGACGGCCTATTTCCCGTCCGCCAGCGAGGCGGTGATCTACCTCATCATGGGCCTGATGCTCGTGGTGCGGCCGCGCGGCTTGATGGGCCAAGAGGGGTTGCTGGAATGAAGGACGACATGACTTCCACACTGGCGGCGCCAGCCGCGCCAGCCGCGCCATCGGGCCCAGCCGTTCGCCGCAATGTCCACCTTGGCACCTTGCTGCTCGCCGTGTTGCTGCTGAGCGCGCCAGCATGGCTGCCTTATGTCGGCGGCTACAACGACATCGCCTCGCGGGTGCTCATCTACGCCCTGGCGGCAATGGGCCTGAACCTGCTGCTCGGCTTCACCGGCGGCTTGTCGTTCGGCCATGCCGCCTACTTTGGTCTGGGTGCCTATGGCGTGGGCTTGATGCTCAAGTACGCCACGCACAACGTGCCGCTGGCGCTGCTGTGCGGGACCTTGCTCGGCGGCTTGGTGGCGACGGTGCTGGCCCCCATTGCGGTGCGGCGCAAGGGCATTTATTTCGCCATGATCACGATTGCCATCGGCCAGTTGTTCTACTTCATCGCCATCCGCTGGCAAACGGTGACGGGCGGGTACGACGGGCTCACCGGTTTTTCGCGCCACGCCATTCCCATCCTGCCCGGGGTGAGTTGGACACTGGGCTCGACCGGCTTCTACTACCTCGTGCTGCTGTGTTTCGGCGTGGGTGCGGCGGTGCTGTGGATCGTGCTGAACTCGCCGCTCGGCCATATCTTTGTCGCCATTCGCGAGAACCAGAAGCGCCTGACCTTCCTCGGTGTGCGGGTGCAGCGCTATGCCGCGCTGTCTTTCGCCATCTCGGGTTTCATCGTCGCCCTGGCCGGTGGGCTCAACGCCCTGCTCGACAACTTCACCTCGCCCAACAGCCTGAACTACACCTTGTCGGGCGATCTGGTGGTGATTGCCGTGCTCGGCGGCATGCGCAACTTCTGGGGGCCCTTCGTCGGCGCCGCCATTTTCGTGCTGGTGCGCGACTACGCCAGCAACGTGACGAACAACTGGATGTCGGTCATCGGCCTCATCTTCATTCTTTCGGTGCTGTTCTTCCCGCTCGGCATCATGGGTTTCCTGCAGCGCAAGAAGGTGGAGAAATGAGCTTATTGGAGTTGCAATCCGTCTCGCGCCGCTTCGGTGCGCTGCAGGCGCTGAGCGATATTTCGCTCACGGTCGGTCAGGGCGAACTGCGCGCGGTCATCGGTCCCAACGGCGCCGGCAAGACCACGTTGTTCAATCTCATCAGCGGCTTTTTCCCGCCCAGCGGCGGCAGCATCCTGTTCGACGGCAAGCCCATCACCAAGGTCAATCCGGCGTCGCTGGTGCAGCAGGGCATCATCCGCACCTTCCAGATCACCGAGATCTTCCTCTCGCTCTCGGTGCTGGAGAACCTGCGCATTGCCGCCGAAGTCGCCATGGGCGTGAGCCACCGGCCGTGGATGACGCGCGCCCTGCGCACCCGCATCGACGAGCGCGTGCAGGAACTGATGCATACCGTCGGCATCGCCTCCAAGGCCGACCGCATCGCCGGCGAACTCTCGCATGGCGACCAGCGCGTGGTGGAGATCGGCATCGCCTTGTCGCGCAGCCCCAAGCTGCTGCTGCTGGATGAGCCCACCGCCGGCATGGGCGACGAGGAGACGCAGAACATGACCGCCCTGATCCGGCGCCTGAACAAGGAACAGGGCATCACCACCCTGTTCGTCGAGCACGATATGGAAATCGTCTTCGGCATCGCCGACCGCATCACCGTGCTCGACAACGGCACCATGCTGGCCGAGGGCAATGCCCACGAGATCGCCAACAACCCGGCGGTGCAGGCCGCCTACCTGGGGCAGGCGGCATGAGGGCAGACAACAGCTTCAATTCGGAAGATGTCACAGGCGTCGCAGGGAGGGGCCGCACATGAACAAGGTGCTGGAGGTGGACGCGATCCACACCTATTACGGCAAGAGCCACATCCTCAAAGGCGTGTCGCTGCATGTGGGCGAGGGCGAGCTCGTCGCCCTGCTCGGGCGCAACGGCGCCGGCAAGTCCACCACGCTGCGCTCCATCATGGGGTTGACGCCGCCGCGCCAGGGCCATGTCCGGCTGTTCGGCCAGGACGTGACCGGCGCTTCGCCGTCGCGCATTGCCACCATGGGCGCGGGTTACGTGCCCGAGGGACGCAAAATTTTCGGCCACCTCACGGTGCACGAGAATCTGCTGGTGGCGCGTGAAACCAAAGGGCAGTGGACCCTCGACACGGTCTACAAACTGTTCCCGCGCCTGCACGAGCGCCGTACCAGCAAGGGCGGACGGCTGTCCGGTGGCGAGCAGGAAATGCTGGCCATCGCCCGCGCCCTGCTGCTCAACCCCAAGCTGCTGATTCTCGACGAGCCTTCACAAGGCCTGGCGCCCATCATCGTGCAGGAAGTCATGCGCACCGTGGCGCGCATGAAAAGCGAGGGCATCTCGGTGCTGCTGGTCGAGCAGAACGCCTTCCTTGCGCTGCAACTGGCCGACCGCGCCTATGTCCTGGGCGAAGGCGAGATGCTTTATGACGGCGACGCTGCCGCGCTGGCCGCCGACACCGAGCGCATGGAGCAACTGGCTGGTGTGGCACACGCCGGCTGATGGCTTCGAAGCTTTGGCTTCAGCCTATTCAATTGCCCGAGTAATGTCCTCGATGATCTTTTTGGCGTCGCCGAAGACCATCATGGTTTTATCGAGGTAGAACAGGTCATTATCCAGGCCGGCATAGCCGGTGGCCATGGAGCGCTTGTTCACGATCACCGTCTTGGCCTTGTAGGCCTCCAGGATGGGCATGCCGGCGATGGGGGAGTGCGGATCCGTCTTCGCCGCCGGGTTCACCACATCGTTGGCCCCCAGCACCACGGCCACATCGGCCTGGGCGAACTCGGGGTTGATGTCCTCCATCTCGAACACCTGGTCGTAGGGCACCTCGGCCTCGGCCAGCAGCACATTCATATGCCCCGGCATGCGCCCGGCCACCGGGTGGATGGCGTACTTCACGCTCACCCCCTTGGCCGTGAGCTTGGCCGCCAGTTCCTTCAAGGCATGCTGCGCCCGCGCCACCGCCAGGCCATAGCCGGGCACGATGATCACGCTCTCGGCATTGCCCAGCAGGAAGGCCGCATCGTCCGGGCTGCCCGACTTGGCCGTGCGCTGCGCCCCGCCCGCGGACGGCGCCTGGGCCTCGCCGCCGAAGCCGCCCAGGATCACGTTGAAGAACGA is part of the Thiomonas sp. X19 genome and encodes:
- a CDS encoding ABC transporter substrate-binding protein — translated: MHEEDKSGGDFARRDFLKITGAAGLAALLARPQPSWAASEVPIKIGMVDPITSTFAALGHSEIKGAKFAEAEINKSGGILGRPLQLLVEDGAGNPGTSVDKVSRLVSQDKVDFLMGTVNSASSLAVSQFAAQHNKLFLCTGGHVDSLTGKECKSTTFRTCSTTWMLTAGDFEAISSKFGKKWYFLTTDYAFGQSEQADYTTQLKKVGGTVVGAALAPVGTTDFSSFLIDVKAKAPQVLCLLLAGNDQVNCMKQIAQFGINKDIAVAGALFELEQAQALPEAARYGWWTMEWYWNQPKTPHVADFVKRFSAANNGEYPSARVWFGYASTYALKLAAEKAKSTETAKVVKAMEGLVLPPEIALQPGNVFYRPQDHQLMLGMFPGHVIQTGKYPNLFNVTGIVPGEKIALPPSETGCVLPRA
- a CDS encoding branched-chain amino acid ABC transporter permease: MNIVLIFNLFNGLITGAFYALLALGLALILGLNNTINFAQGAFMALAAYFAYTLAPYLGFWGALLLAPLLAGVLGLVVEVFLIRRLYKRDPLYSLLLTFGLAMIMQDMIRTIWGATGVPLLIPESLGHPLSQTYFFLTGYRLFVVGVALVGTAALFAVLRFTRLGIRIRAGNADLETVSALGVNIYLLRTANFVIGIIFAGVAGILAAGQLGLDPTMGDSLLMPAFVAIVVGGVGSLLGSLMGGLLIGVASGVTTAYFPSASEAVIYLIMGLMLVVRPRGLMGQEGLLE
- a CDS encoding branched-chain amino acid ABC transporter permease; the protein is MTSTLAAPAAPAAPSGPAVRRNVHLGTLLLAVLLLSAPAWLPYVGGYNDIASRVLIYALAAMGLNLLLGFTGGLSFGHAAYFGLGAYGVGLMLKYATHNVPLALLCGTLLGGLVATVLAPIAVRRKGIYFAMITIAIGQLFYFIAIRWQTVTGGYDGLTGFSRHAIPILPGVSWTLGSTGFYYLVLLCFGVGAAVLWIVLNSPLGHIFVAIRENQKRLTFLGVRVQRYAALSFAISGFIVALAGGLNALLDNFTSPNSLNYTLSGDLVVIAVLGGMRNFWGPFVGAAIFVLVRDYASNVTNNWMSVIGLIFILSVLFFPLGIMGFLQRKKVEK
- a CDS encoding ABC transporter ATP-binding protein → MSLLELQSVSRRFGALQALSDISLTVGQGELRAVIGPNGAGKTTLFNLISGFFPPSGGSILFDGKPITKVNPASLVQQGIIRTFQITEIFLSLSVLENLRIAAEVAMGVSHRPWMTRALRTRIDERVQELMHTVGIASKADRIAGELSHGDQRVVEIGIALSRSPKLLLLDEPTAGMGDEETQNMTALIRRLNKEQGITTLFVEHDMEIVFGIADRITVLDNGTMLAEGNAHEIANNPAVQAAYLGQAA
- a CDS encoding ABC transporter ATP-binding protein yields the protein MNKVLEVDAIHTYYGKSHILKGVSLHVGEGELVALLGRNGAGKSTTLRSIMGLTPPRQGHVRLFGQDVTGASPSRIATMGAGYVPEGRKIFGHLTVHENLLVARETKGQWTLDTVYKLFPRLHERRTSKGGRLSGGEQEMLAIARALLLNPKLLILDEPSQGLAPIIVQEVMRTVARMKSEGISVLLVEQNAFLALQLADRAYVLGEGEMLYDGDAAALAADTERMEQLAGVAHAG